The following proteins come from a genomic window of Rutidosis leptorrhynchoides isolate AG116_Rl617_1_P2 chromosome 10, CSIRO_AGI_Rlap_v1, whole genome shotgun sequence:
- the LOC139870800 gene encoding desmethylxanthohumol 6'-O-methyltransferase-like yields MNKKEEDAIIQGQSMIMQHLQSFLIGVAIRCAIEKIVDIIHNRGVPLTLTHIAHEINSPTLNLDGLSRLMRFLVRKQILDEVHEPECNEPLYVLNYCSKWLKHDERNSLAAFTMWMTHPDSTSNFLGLKQSIIEGDTAIQKTYGVELWDFVSTNPQYNRIFNEGMACFTWSTMDAILSSYEFHGVKGTSVDIGGGIGTAINDIVTKYPHIKGINFDLPHIISDAPTYQGVTHVEGDMFKAIPPANSYLIKSVLHNWDIILNPRGDGVFDDACINFDIIMFMACNIGGRERTEDEWKAILEDAQFNSSKLSRFLRTYPLWKLTMIDASKRV; encoded by the exons ATGAATAAAAAAGAAGAGGATGCAATAATCCAAGGCCAATCAATGATCATGCAACATCTTCAATCTTTTTTAATTGGTGTAGCTATAAGATGTGCCATAGAAAAGATTGTTGATATAATTCACAATCGAGGTGTCCCGCTAACTTTGACTCATATAGCTCACGAGATTAACTCTCCGACGTTAAATTTGGATGGCCTCTCGCGCCTTATGAGGTTCTTGGTACGCAAACAAATTCTAGATGAGGTGCATGAACCAGAATGCAACGAACCACTCTACGTGCTAAACTATTGTTCTAAATGGCTCAAACATGATGAAAGGAATAGTCTTGCAGCATTTACAATGTGGATGACCCATCCAGATTCAACTTCAAATTTTCTTGGGTTAAAACAATCTATTATAGAAGGAGATACCGCAATTCAGAAGACATATGGAGTCGAATTGTGGGATTTTGTTTCAACTAACCCACAGTACAATAGAATTTTCAATGAAGGAATGGCATGTTTCACATGGAGCACCATGGATGCGATATTGTCGAGTTATGAATTTCATGGTGTGAAAGGAACTTCAGTGGATATTGGTGGTGGTATCGGGACGGCTATAAATGACATTGTAACAAAATATCCACATATTAAAGGTATAAATTTTGATTTGCCTCATATTATTTCAGATGCACCAACATATCAAGGGGTTACCCATGTTGAAGGTGACATGTTTAAGGCCATCCCACCTGCAAATTCCTATCTTATCAAG TCGGTATTGCATAACTGGG ATATCATTCTAAACCCTAGAGGAGATGGTGTATTTGATGATGCATGTATTAATTTTGATATAATTATGTTTATGGCTTGTAATATTGGTGGGAGAGAAAGGACCGAAGATGAATGGAAGGCGATATTAGAAGATGCGCAATTTAACAGTTCAAAGTTATCAAGATTCCTACGTACATATCCGTTATGGAAGCTTACTATGATTGATGCAAGTAAAAGAGTGTGa